The sequence below is a genomic window from Humulus lupulus chromosome 3, drHumLupu1.1, whole genome shotgun sequence.
agaactaattagaataataaagaaaccatgttcataattgaatagtgaaatcattactctagtacatttatcttttatttaatcacTTTCCAAGAGCATTATAATTGATTATCTTGTTATTTCATAttctttattttaaatttgatttatttattgacttttctaattaaaattatagacttaacagtaatagtaattagtgaatttaatatttaatccctgtgggttcgacatcttttaatttaaaactatattgcaatacaccgtacacttgcggtagaaaaattttgtatcaagtttttggcgccgttgccggggattaaaattaaatttactaATATTGAAACTTTAAGCCTTGATTttaaattagatttttatttgttttgttactAACGTTATAGATTGTTCTTGTGTTCTCAGTATATGCGAAGGACTAGGAGTTGTACACCTGTTGAGCCTCTGAATCCTGAAATTGAGCACACACTCCGTCAGTTGAGATCTAAGAAAAGGACTGAAGAGCTTAATATGGACAACAACGGGGTGAACAACAACGATGGCAATGGcaataataacaatcaaccaGCAGCTGCTGGGGCTCCTCTTAATCCAGCGCAGCGGGCAGTGCATGATTTTTGCATGCCTGTTGTGAATGAGAATCTCACTGGAATAGCAAATCCAGCCATTGCTGCCAACAACTTCGAATTGAAACCTGCACTAATCAACATGGTGCAACAAAATCAGTTTGGGGGTCTAGCTACTGAAGACCCTAACATTCACTTGGCCATATTTCTGGAGGTATGTGCCACAGTGAAGATGAATGGCGTTACTGATGATGCCATCAGATTGCgtctcttccctttctccttgaggGAAAGAGCCAGGAGTTGGTTGCAATCTTTGCAGCCTGGAACAATTACAACATGGGATGAGATGGCAAGAAAGTTCCTGATTAAGTTTTTCCCTCCTTCAAAGTCAGCCCAATTACGCAGCGATATTGGACAATTTCGACAGTTAGATCAAGAACCATTCTATGAGGCTTGGGAGAGGTTTAAGGAATTATTACGACGTTGCCCACAACATGGTTATCAAAATTGGATGCAAGTTCATATTTTTTATCAAGGGTTGAATGCTCCAACACGAACAATAGTTGATGCTGCTGCAGGGGGTGCTCTATTAGCCAAGACAGCTGATGAAGCCTTCACTTTGATGGAGGAAATGGCCACCAACAGTTATCAGTGGCCTAATGAAAGGTCAGGCCCAAGGAAAGTTGCTGGGTTGTATGAAGTTGATCAGATGACAGCCCTGAATGCCCAAATTGTTGCTCTACAAATCCAAATGGCTGCTCTATTAGCGCAAAATAATCCAACGGTTATGGAGAGTGTAGTAGCGGCTGCTGCAATGCAGGGGCAAGAATTGAGTCCAGAACAAGCCCAGTTTATGGCAAATCGTTCCTTCCCCAATAATTACAGAAGCAACAACATGCCTAATTATTATCATCCAGGATTGCGCAACCATGAAAATTTCTCTTATGCTAATAATAAAAATGTGTTGCAACCACCTCCGAGATTCAATTCTCAACCGCAACAAGAGAAAAAGCAGTCGTTGGAAGACATTTTGGGCACTTTTATTATGGAGTCTAACAAGAGGTTCGGAAAAAATGAAGTAAGACTCGAGAATATAgaaacccatatgactaacatggGTGCttcaatgaagaaaattgagacTCAAGTGGGTCAATTAGCTAATGCGGTGAATTCTAATCAGAAGGGAAGTTTTCCTAGTGACACTGTGGTAAATCCAAAGGAATCATGCCAAGCAGTTTCTTTGAGAAG
It includes:
- the LOC133825268 gene encoding uncharacterized protein LOC133825268; this encodes MRRTRSCTPVEPLNPEIEHTLRQLRSKKRTEELNMDNNGVNNNDGNGNNNNQPAAAGAPLNPAQRAVHDFCMPVVNENLTGIANPAIAANNFELKPALINMVQQNQFGGLATEDPNIHLAIFLEVCATVKMNGVTDDAIRLRLFPFSLRERARSWLQSLQPGTITTWDEMARKFLIKFFPPSKSAQLRSDIGQFRQLDQEPFYEAWERFKELLRRCPQHGYQNWMQVHIFYQGLNAPTRTIVDAAAGGALLAKTADEAFTLMEEMATNSYQWPNERSGPRKVAGLYEVDQMTALNAQIVALQIQMAALLAQNNPTVMESVVAAAAMQGQELSPEQAQFMANRSFPNNYRSNNMPNYYHPGLRNHENFSYANNKNVLQPPPRFNSQPQQEKKQSLEDILGTFIMESNKRFGKNEVRLENIETHMTNMGASMKKIETQVGQLANAVNSNQKGSFPSDTVVNPKESCQAVSLRSGKVLKEGDVQASSKEKVEPVV